A single genomic interval of Bacillus smithii harbors:
- a CDS encoding DUF84 family protein yields the protein MKIAVGSKNAAKIAAVKEGIQFIRLSAEVLSVDVESGVSNQPFSDEETIRGAIQRAERSLLAENADVGIGLEGGVTETPHGLLLCNWGALAEKGKESLVAGGARILLPKEIAERLRAGEELGPVMDEFCRRKQIREKEGAVGIFTNGLVTRKDMFFHVMKLLLGQWLYRKNER from the coding sequence ATGAAAATAGCCGTGGGGTCAAAAAATGCAGCAAAAATAGCTGCCGTGAAAGAAGGAATTCAATTTATACGACTGAGTGCCGAAGTGCTATCGGTTGACGTCGAATCGGGTGTAAGCAATCAGCCTTTTTCGGATGAGGAAACAATAAGAGGGGCCATTCAACGAGCGGAAAGATCGCTGTTGGCGGAAAATGCTGATGTCGGAATCGGTTTGGAAGGCGGCGTAACGGAAACGCCGCATGGTCTTTTGCTTTGTAACTGGGGAGCTCTGGCGGAAAAAGGAAAAGAGTCCCTCGTGGCCGGAGGAGCTCGGATTCTCTTGCCGAAAGAGATTGCCGAAAGATTAAGAGCGGGGGAAGAGTTGGGACCGGTGATGGATGAATTTTGCCGCAGAAAACAAATCCGTGAAAAAGAAGGAGCTGTAGGCATCTTTACTAACGGGCTTGTCACAAGAAAAGACATGTTTTTCCATGTGATGAAGCTGCTCCTCGGACAATGGCTGTACCGAAAGAATGAAAGGTAA